A genomic window from Dermacentor silvarum isolate Dsil-2018 chromosome 9, BIME_Dsil_1.4, whole genome shotgun sequence includes:
- the LOC125940259 gene encoding uncharacterized protein LOC125940259, which produces MEGKADEQKRRDRELLSCCAAALPDFIDEVVLSRRNALLPNLFEALKAQCFSAMAASSASTAVTSLTEVTPSTLQSEPTERPSEGQLARQEQSTVPPGWGFVPTTQSDHHKANPNRLIWTNYHQHSCSSPPTSHEEFCEAWYGLILSIQTWKRGLFFIPSYGASEWADGNGWSRAQRLLRWQRRERYASRLPTQPNHELYGIRRAVYPDRLCRLVRMSSSGTTLTENHHADKGIQRPASDIESRLHNERLSDSKLLLGVPEATTCQMLEIIDELLDKTWDAIEWPPELRRQFIKMTLEASVMPEQLVGVSKSKQEIKPFESESSLQLTENGGQKCAARCPSPKPLSDYKPTSKTFSRKELNCELHSEHDFCLTSTPSLIKERNSQEQASAGKSACNRTWLSPPRVTEADNHALHRSLRIGEQNVYYANPAKREVTNSHQKVEDNDLRRGSIPLTSVKCCSPVTELRECAETSGIVERSKPDVSIAAYNNEFFQYRAPSKAMVVNENAEAAIAGNTKLKLRATVTERKPRRHLRQVHLSGGKDRAISRKEGIGQQTSCVTGTVFAD; this is translated from the coding sequence ATGGAAGGAAAAGCTGACGAGCAGAAACGACGGGATCGTGAACTTCTATCCTGCTGCGCAGCCGCACTTCCGGATTTCATAGATGAAGTTGTGTTATCACGGCGCAATGCGCTATTGCCCAATTTGTTTGAGGCATTGAAAGCTCAGTGTTTCTCTGCGATGGCTGCGTCCAGTGCTTCAACAGCAGTTACATCTCTCACCGAAGTAACGCCAAGTACGTTGCAATCGGAGCCCACCGAACGGCCATCTGAAGGACAGTTAGCACGACAAGAACAAAGTACAGTGCCTCCAGGCTGGGGATTCGTGCCAACTACGCAATCGGATCATCACAAGGCCAACCCGAATAGGTTAATTTGGACGAACTATCATCAGCATTCATGCTCTTCTCCTCCAACATCTCACGAGGAGTTCTGCGAAGCTTGGTACGGTTTGATTCTGAGCATCCAAACTTGGAAACGGGGGCTTTTTTTCATACCTTCCTACGGGGCTTCCGAGTGGGCAGACGGCAATGGTTGGAGTCGAGCGCAGCGCCTACTTCGATGGCAGCGTCGCGAAAGGTATGCCTCTCGCTTACCGACCCAGCCGAATCACGAATTGTACGGAATACGCCGAGCAGTATATCCCGACCGGTTATGTCGACTAGTGCGAATGTCCTCCAGTGGAACTACCTTGACTGAAAACCATCATGCGGACAAAGGAATACAACGGCCAGCGTCAGACATTGAATCAAGATTGCATAACGAGCGTCTCAGTGATAGCAAGTTGTTGCTGGGAGTGCCCGAAGCAACCACATGTCAGATGCTGGAGATCATAGACGAGCTGCTGGATAAGACGTGGGACGCAATAGAATGGCCACCTGAACTTAGGCGCCAGTTCATTAAGATGACATTGGAAGCTTCTGTCATGCCAGAACAGCTGGTCGGCGTGTCAAAGTCAAAACAAGAAATCAAGCCATTCGAATCCGAGTCGTCGCTTCAGCTCACAGAAAATGGAGGTCAAAAATGCGCAGCGCGGTGTCCGAGCCCAAAGCCTCTCAGTGACTACAAGCCCACTTCAAAAACATTCTCCAGGAAAGAGCTGAACTGTGAATTACATAGCGAACATGACTTCTGCCTTACCAGCACACCTTCGTTAATAAAGGAAAGAAATTCACAGGAACAAGCAAGTGCAGGAAAATCTGCATGTAACAGAACTTGGTTATCACCACCTAGGGTAACGGAGGCAGATAACCATGCTCTTCATCGCTCCTTGCGAATCGGCGAACAAAATGTGTATTACGCAAATCCAGCGAAGAGAGAAGTAACGAATTCCCACCAAAAAGTTGAAGATAATGACCTCCGTCGTGGAAGCATACCATTGACATCTGTAAAATGTTGTTCGCCAGTCACTGAGTTAAGAGAATGTGCGGAAACTTCAGGAATCGTAGAAAGATCGAAGCCGGATGTGAGCATCGCAGCGTACAATAATGAATTCTTCCAGTACAGGGCACCATCCAAAGCCATGGTCGTGAACGAAAACGCTGAGGCGGCTATTGCGGGAAACACGAAACTGAAGCTTCGTGCCACCGTCACCGAAAGAAAACCACGAAGACACCTCCGTCAAGTGCACCTATCTGGGGGGAAAGACCGTGCAATCTCCAGGAAAGAAGGTATCGGACAACAAACAAGCTGCGTCACAGGAACAGTGTTTGCCGATTGA
- the LOC119463433 gene encoding uncharacterized protein LOC119463433, whose protein sequence is MERRSSSESLGTIASPDSPLTQSNIQDSRHIGAHSVRSSHEDVRVAFTASEIDNRASGNFTGTEMSGSELRDVASRAVEESVTYRSEPRAMESEHRSFRAEELTTRERRAAEYHGAEHTHRRSYGPERQRTSSCSRKYKARVSSERHRKRSASPRRRRHVDEHRYREDYERRRRSLKAASLRHLVRRRYSSLSFGGTSSQSRSSALYRRAQRQPSRRMSEYTRSTLEERRARPRHLPAGEPVRRESDGRYRSGMSSDPHAPEMATLTDPPVIVAVNSTSQPERIIPELPLVGYRLEDPRKEDYAPGFRRDPRPQECKSANVTSSISEQHYKMQQPHGIAAASVGHPGQVSRDIEHPPMVRAHRGRRSDMWRVEFHEAHFVHRPDLRPWHYQYEEHLNFCPRFPTPVGSLVNFFTEGPRPEESLVNYCPRSVENMGCSEGVWQTYYPHLGNRYGRGANPVLSFQPQTWRDASRMRQPPQEEETWLDYPRELADIIFEGMFDTLRAQSDEVEALRADMRNVRSRMADFIESQKKAQDQSLAFIAAVKAQMDKPN, encoded by the coding sequence ATGGAAAGGCGGTCCTCTTCGGAGTCCTTAGGAACCATCGCAAGCCCAGATAGTCCGCTGACGCAATCAAATATACAGGATTCTCGACACATCGGCGCTCATAGTGTCAGGAGCAGCCACGAGGACGTCCGCGTCGCGTTCACCGCAAGTGAGATTGACAACCGGGCATCAGGGAACTTTACTGGCACAGAAATGAGTGGCTCCGAGCTTCGTGACGTTGCCTCGCGCGCAGTCGAGGAAAGCGTAACGTATCGCAGCGAACCCCGTGCGATGGAATCGGAGCACCGTTCCTTCAGGGCAGAGGAATTAACGACACGTGAGCGCCGAGCGGCAGAATACCACGGAGCGGAACACACGCACCGAAGGTCTTACGGGCCGGAGCGTCAGCGGACCAGTTCCTGCAGCAGGAAGTACAAAGCGAGAGTCTCAAGCGAGAGGCACCGAAAGCGCAGCGCGAGCCCCCGAAGGCGTCGCCACGTCGACGAGCACAGGTACCGTGAAGACTACGAGCGTCGCCGGCGTAGCCTGAAGGCCGCTTCGCTGCGCCACTTGGTGCGAAGACGGTACTCCTCCTTGTCTTTCGGCGGCACCAGCAGTCAGTCGCGGTCGAGCGCCTTGTACAGAAGAGCGCAACGGCAGCCATCACGTCGAATGTCGGAGTATACGAGGTCGACGCTGGAGGAACGCCGAGCGCGTCCGCGCCATCTGCCGGCCGGCGAACCCGTACGTCGCGAAAGCGATGGGCGGTATCGCAGTGGAATGTCTAGTGATCCGCATGCACCGGAAATGGCTACGTTGACTGATCCTCCGGTCATTGTTGCAGTAAACTCGACCTCGCAGCCTGAACGTATCATACCAGAACTGCCGCTGGTAGGATACCGTCTCGAGGACCCTCGCAAGGAAGACTACGCACCTGGATTTCGTCGTGATCCTCGCCCGCAAGAATGCAAATCGGCAAACGTCACATCGTCGATCTCTGAGCAACATTACAAGATGCAGCAACCCCATGGTATCGCTGCCGCATCCGTGGGACACCCAGGTCAGGTTTCCAGAGATATTGAACACCCACCCATGGTTAGAGCACACAGAGGTCGTCGGAGTGACATGTGGCGCGTGGAATTCCATGAAGCGCATTTTGTGCACCGTCCTGACTTGCGTCCTTGGCATTACCAATATGAGGAGCATCTGAACTTTTGTCCAAGATTTCCAACACCAGTGGGCTCCCTTGTAAACTTTTTTACAGAGGGTCCAAGACCGGAAGAATCCCTTGTGAATTATTGTCCAAGATCAGTTGAGAACATGGGGTGCTCGGAAGGAGTTTGGCAGACTTATTACCCACATTTAGGAAATCGTTACGGCAGGGGCGCCAACCCGGTCCTAAGTTTCCAGCCACAGACATGGAGGGACGCTTCAAGGATGCGTCAGCCTCCACAGGAGGAAGAGACGTGGTTGGACTATCCACGTGAACTGGCGGATATCATATTCGAAGGAATGTTTGATACTTTGAGAGCGCAGAGCGACGAAGTGGAAGCGTTACGAGCCGACATGAGAAACGTCAGAAGCAGAATGGCGGATTTTATTGAGTCCCAAAAGAAGGCCCAGGATCAGTCACTGGCTTTTATCGCTGCGGTGAAAGCACAAATGGACAAACCTAATTAG